From bacterium:
TACCGCCGCACCGGCGGGCCCAGTTGGGCGTCGCCCGCACGTTTCAGACGACGATGCTGTGCCCGCGGCTCCGCGTCATCGACAACGTCATCTTGTCGCTCATCGCGCTGCGCCCTGAGCGGTACCAGTGCCTGCGACCGGTCGGCCGGTACGCAGCGCTCCGGGACCACGCGCTCCGGCTGCTCGCGCACGTCGGCCTCGACGGGCGGGCCGAGTGGCCGGTGCGCATGCTCGGCCACGGCGAGCAGCGGCAGGTCGAGATCCTGCTCGCACTCGCCCAACGCCCGACGCTGCTGCTGCTCGACGAGCCCACCGCCGGGCTCGCGCCGGGCGACGCGTCGCTGATCACCACGATGCTGCGCGAGTACCCGCGCGACGTGACGATCGTGCTCATCGAGCACGACATGGACGTCGTGTTCGACATCGTGGAACACATCACCGTCCTGCACCACGGCCGCGTCGTCGCCGACGGCGCGCCGGCGGCGATTCGCGCCCACGAGATGGTCCAGGAGATCTACTTCGGAGGCGTGTTGTGACGATGGCGCCGCTGCTCGACGTCGCCGACGTGCACACGTACTACGGCGACAACCACGTGCTGCACGGCGTCTCGCTGAGCGCGCGGGCCGGCGAGGTGACGGGGATGCTCGGGCGAAACGGCATGGGCAAGACGACCTTGATCCGCTCCGTGATCGGGTTTACGCCGCCGCGTCGCGGCACGGTGATGTTCCGCAGCGAGGAGATCCGCGGGCTGCCGAGTCACGAGATCGCGCGGCGCGGCATCGGACTCGTGCCGCAGGGACGGCGCATCTTCCCGTCGCTCACGGTGGAAGAACAGCTCCGCGTCGTCGCCCGCCCCGGAGGCCGGTGGACGCTCGACGCCGTGTACGAACTGTTCCCCCGATTGCAGGCGAGGCGACATCACCTCGGCGGGCAGTTGTCCGGCGGCGAACAGCAGATGCTGGCGATCGGGCGCGCGCTTATGACCAACCCCGCGTTGCTCTTGATGGACGAGCCGTCGGAGGGGCTGGCGCCGCTGATCGTCCGCGGGCTGCGGGACGCGATCGTGCAGCTCAAGGCGATGGGGCTGGCGGTCCTGCTGGTCGAGCAAAATCTGCCGCTCGCGCTCGCGGTGTCGGACTCCTGCTACATTCTCAGCCGAGGGCGCGTCGTGCACCACGGGCCCGCGTCGGAACTCGCCCGGGACGAGTCGACCCGACGGCGGCACCTCGGCGTCTGACTGGCGGCGGGGGAGGAACGGATCGGAGGAGCGGCGAACCCGGCCCGCTGGACGCGCCGCGGCTCGTCGCGCCTCCGCGCGGTGCGGAAGGGGGAGGCGCCCCGATCTGGTCCCGGTCCCGACGGTACGCCCCACGATGCACCCATGTGAGGTGATGCCCGTGAGATGGCTCGTCTCGCTCGCGTTGTTGGTGCTGCTCGCCGCGTCTGGCACGGCCTGGTCGGCGCCGGGAAACATGGGGACGCTCAGGGTCGGCCTGCTCATCCCGGAGAC
This genomic window contains:
- a CDS encoding ABC transporter ATP-binding protein produces the protein MAPLLDVADVHTYYGDNHVLHGVSLSARAGEVTGMLGRNGMGKTTLIRSVIGFTPPRRGTVMFRSEEIRGLPSHEIARRGIGLVPQGRRIFPSLTVEEQLRVVARPGGRWTLDAVYELFPRLQARRHHLGGQLSGGEQQMLAIGRALMTNPALLLMDEPSEGLAPLIVRGLRDAIVQLKAMGLAVLLVEQNLPLALAVSDSCYILSRGRVVHHGPASELARDESTRRRHLGV
- a CDS encoding ABC transporter ATP-binding protein, whose translation is MTTDACLDVRGVSVRFGSLQALDDVSLTVRPGERRGIIGPNGAGKSTLFNAIAGEVMPNAGTVLLQGRDITRLPPHRRAQLGVARTFQTTMLCPRLRVIDNVILSLIALRPERYQCLRPVGRYAALRDHALRLLAHVGLDGRAEWPVRMLGHGEQRQVEILLALAQRPTLLLLDEPTAGLAPGDASLITTMLREYPRDVTIVLIEHDMDVVFDIVEHITVLHHGRVVADGAPAAIRAHEMVQEIYFGGVL